A region from the Coffea eugenioides isolate CCC68of chromosome 9, Ceug_1.0, whole genome shotgun sequence genome encodes:
- the LOC113782518 gene encoding extensin-like: MVVVLPSDKTTAQKPPIKALFQSGKLTSEENEIFFSSSNAATELDEAPGNIPIVNPTTPTPTTPIVNPGNPPQPPAMPGPITNPTPASPQPPTMTGPQPPAMTGPITNPNPGSPSPPAMTGPTTNPTPNTNAPASAGGAWCIANPSASPTALQVALDYACGYGGADCSPIQPGASCYDPDTVKDHASYAFNDYYQKNPAPTSCVFGGAAQLAYTDPSYGNCHFASTSTKTPTAPPTPMTPTTPPSTTTPVNPYTPPGSSGFGSEPTEYGSEPTGTPSSAEMVAYKQLQLLIMTCLTLSFSAAIYL; the protein is encoded by the exons ATGGTGGTTGTTTTGCCTTCAGATAAAACCACTGCACAGAAACCTCCTATCAAAGCTCTCTTTCAAAGTGGAAAGCTGACTTCTGAAGAAAATGAGATTTTCTTTTCATCTTCCAATGCTGCTACTGAGCTAGATGAAGCTCCAGGAAACATTCCAATTGTCAATCCAACAACACCAACACCAACTACTCCGATTGTAAACCCAGGAAACCCCCCCCAACCACCAGCCATGCCCGGACCAATAACAAATCCTACCCCAGCAAGCCCACAACCACCAACCATGACCGGACCACAACCACCAGCCATGACCGGACCAATAACAAATCCTAACCCAGGAAGCCCATCACCACCCGCCATGACAGGACCAACTACAAATCCTACACCAAACACTAACGCTCCTGCATCAGCAGGGGGAGCTTGGTGTATTGCCAACCCTTCTGCTTCGCCAACTGCATTACAGGTGGCTCTGGACTATGCTTGTGGCTATGGCGGTGCGGACtgttcaccaattcaaccaggTGCCAGTTGCTATGACCCAGACACGGTCAAAGATCATGCTTCTTATGCTTTCAATGACTACTATCAGAAGAATCCAGCTCCAACCAGCTGTGTTTTTGGAGGAGCAGCTCAGCTTGCTTACACTGACCCAA GTTACGGGAACTGTCACTTTGCATCAACATCTACCAAAACACCAACAGCGCCACCAACACCCATGACTCCCACTACACCACCCAG CACAACTACACCTGTGAATCCTTACACTCCTCCTGGATCAAGTGGTTTTGGTTCTGAACCAACAGAGTATGGTTCTGAACCAACGGGTACCCCCAGCTCTGCGGAGATGGTAGCATACAAACAGCTGCAGCTCTTAATCATGACATGTCTCACTCTATCGTTTTCTGCAGCAATTTACCTTTGA